Genomic segment of Synechococcus sp. A15-28:
CAGACCTTTTATCTGTGGCGAGAAGAACAAAACGCCCCAGGCGTCATGACGGCCACGGCACCCTCCAAGGAAACAATCCTCGTGGTCGATGACGAGGCCTCGATCCGGCGGATTCTTGAAACCCGTCTGTCGATGATCGGGTACAACGTCGTCACAGCCTGCGACAGTACGGAAGCTCTCGAGCTGTTCGAAAACACCGCTCCGGATCTGGTGGTTCTCGACGTGATGATGCCGAAGCTGGATGGCTACGGCGTCTGCCAGGAGCTGCGCAAGGAATCGGATGTGCCGATCGTGATGCTGACGGCCCTCGGCGATGTGGCGGACCGCATCACCGGGCTTGAGCTCGGTGCCGATGACTACGTCGTCAAACCCTTCAGCCCCAAGGAACTGGAAGCGCGCATCCGTTGTGTGCTGCGCCGGGTGGAGAAGGAGCAGGTTGCTGGCATCCCCAACTCAGGGGTGATTCAGGTCTCGGATCTCCGCATCGACACCAACAAGCGACAAGTGTTCCGGGCCGACGAACGGATCCGCCTCACGGGGATGGAGTTCAGCCTGTTGGAACTGCTGGTGAGTCGCTCCGGCGAGCCCTTCAATCGCGGCGAGATCCTCAAGGAAGTCTGGGGCTACACCCCGGAACGTCACGTGGACACCCGCGTGGTGGATGTTCATATCTCGCGGCTTCGTTCCAAACTGGAGGACGATCCCGCGAACCCCGAGCTGATCCTGACGGCTCGCGGCACCGGTTATCTGTTCCAGCGCATCATCGACTCCGTTGCCTCCGAAGGACCCTGATTCCGCCCGGACCCCAGAGTCCAGGAGCAAGAGCAGCCGACCCCGGGCGATCCGTCGCCTGGTGATCTGGTATCGGCGTAACGCTGCGGTCACCTCACTGGTGGACACAGCCACCAGCTCCGCCTCAGCAGCGGGGAGCGTGGCCAACTCCATGCTGCAGCCACTGGTCTTCGACCCCCTGCGCTGGCTTCAGGGCAACACAGACGACGAGGAGATCAACGACGCCGACCGGCTCTGGGTTGCGGTGGATGGCATGGGCGGAGACCATGCCCCCGGCCCGATCCTGGAGGGCTGTCTGGAGGCCATCGATCGCCTGCCTCTGAAAATCCGCTTTGTCGGTGAAACCGACAAGGTGCTGGCAGAGGCGGACGCCCTGGGCCTGCATCAGCGACTGGAACGTGCCCAGGCAGCCGATCATCTCGATCTGGTGGCCAGCGGACCGTCCATCGGCATGGACGATGAAGCCACCGCCGTGCGACGCAAACGCGACGCCAGCATCAACCTGGCGATGGATCTGGTGAAAAAGGGTCAGGCCCTGGCCGTTTACTCAGCCGGCAACTCCGGCGCAATGATGGCCTCGGCGATTTTCCGGCTCGGCCGGCTGAAGGGAATCGACCGACCTGCCATCGGTGCCCTGTTCCCCACCAAAGACCCTGGCAAGCCGGTGCTGGTGCTGGATGTGGGCGCCAACATGGATTGCAAACCGGTGTATCTGCACCAGTTCGCCCTGCTGGGCAACATCTACAGCCGGGATGTGCTCCAGGTGAAGCAACCGCGGATCGGGCTTCTGAACATCGGTGAGGAGGAGTGCAAGGGCAACGATCTGGCCCTCAAAACCCATGAGCTGCTGCGTAATGAGGCTCGCCTGCGCTTCACCGGCAACTGTGAGGGCAGAGATGTGCTCTCCGGTGAATTCGATGTCGTCGTCTGCGACGGTTTCACCGGCAACGTCCTGCTGAAATTCCTGGAATCAGTGGGCAGCGTGCTGTTGGGGGTGCTGCGGGCCGAATTGCCCCGTGGCCGGAGGGGCAAGGTGGGATCAGCCTTCCTGCGCAGCAACCTGCGCCGGATCAAGAAACGGCTGGACCACGCCGAACATGGCGGTGCACTGCTGCTGGGGGTCAACGGCGTGGCGGTAATCGGCCATGGCAGCAGCAAGGCCCTATCGGTGGTGAGTGCCCTGCGCATCGCCCATTCCGCCGCCAGCCATGGCGTGATGGAGGACCTTGCCGCGCTGCAGAGCGGCTGTGATTGACTGACGCCACGCGTATTCACCCCGCTTTGGTCGAGCAGTTCCACAGGACCGGCGGTGTGGTGTTCCGAGGCAGTGGCAGCGCCACCCCTCAGCGCTCCATCAGCAACACCGAGCTGGGGCAACGGGTGGAAACCAGCGATGACTGGATCCGCAGTCGCACAGGAATCGCAGCCCGACGGGTCATCGGGGCGGACGAAAGTCTGAGCGAACTCAACGCACGAGCGGCGGAACGCGCTCTGGCCATGGCGGGATGGTCGGCGGAGACCCTGGATCTGATCCTGCTGGCCACCTCCACACCCGACGATCTGTTCGGCTCTGCACCGCGGCTGCAGGCCCGCATCGGGGCCGTCAACGCAGCAGCCTTCGATCTCACCGCCGCCTGCAGCGGTTTTCTGTTCGCTGTCGTCACCGCAGCCCAGTACCTGCGCAGTGGGGCGATGCAACGGATCCTGGTGGTGGGGGCCGACCAGCTCAGCCGCTGGGTCGACTGGGACGACCGTCGGTCCTGCGTGCTGTTCGGAGATGCCGCCGGCGCCGTGGTGATGGAAGCCTCGAAGGAGCAGGACGACCTCCAGGGGTTCCTGCTGCGCTCCGATGGAGGCCGTGGTGCGGTGTTGCAGCTGCCCCAGAGCAGCGAACGAGCTCCTCTGGTGGGCGATGCCAGCCATCAAAGGGGCGGCTTTGAGCCAATTCAGATGAACGGCCAGGAGGTCTACAAGTTCGCTGTGCGCGAGGTGCCGGCGATCCTGGAGACGCTGCTCCAGAAAACAGAGACCCACCCGGATTCCCTCGACTGGCTGTTGTTGCACCAGGCCAACCAACGCATCCTCGATGCCGTGGCGGAGCGCTTCTCGATTCCGAACGAGAAAGTCCTGAGCAACCTGGCCCACTACGGCAACACCTCAGCCGCCACCATCCCTCTGATGCTGGATGAAGCGGTGCGGGATGGACGCATCCAAGCGGGACATCGCATCGCCAGCAGCGGCTTCGGTGCGGGACTGAGCTGGGGTGCAGCCCTGCTGCACTGGAGCGGGCCCGCGTAATCTCCCCGCACAACGGTGCGGACACGTCATGGCGATCGCCTGGGTTTTTCCCGGCCAGGGCTCACAGAAAGTGGGCATGGCGGATCCCGTGCTCAGCCTCAACGGCGCCAGCCAGCGCTTCGCCATGGCGTCCGAATTGCTGGGCCGTGACCTCCTGGCGATCTGCCAGGGCAACAGCGGCGGCGGCAGCGGCCCCGACGACCTCAACGACACCCGCAACACCCAACCGGCCCTGTTTGTGGTGGAGTCCCTGCTGGTGGACAACCTGATCGAACAGGGGCGCGACGCCGCCCTGGTGGCTGGCCACAGCCTTGGGGAACTGGTGGCTCTCTATGCCGCTGGTGTGTTTGATCTGGAGACGGGGCTCAAGCTGATGCAGACCCGATCCGAGCTGATGGCGGCCGCCGGTGGCGGCGCGATGACCGCCGTGATCGGCTTCGACCGCAGCCAGCTCGAAGCGCTGGTGAACGACACCGAAGGGGTGAGCATCGCCAACGACAACAGCGACGCCCAGGTGGTGATCTCGGGGCAGCCTGATGCGGTGCAGACCGTGAGCACCAACCTCAAGTGCAAACGCGCCATCCCTCTGGCGGTGTCCGGGGCCTTTCACTCCCCCTTCATGGCCGAGGCGGCTGAAGCCTTCGCCAGCACGCTGGATGGCGTCAGCTTCCAGGATGCTCGGATCCCGGTGCTGAGCAACAGCGATCCCACCGGCTGCACCGAGGCAGCCAGCCTCAAGCAACGGTTGAAACAACAGATGACCACCGGCGTCCGCTGGCGGGAGACCATGGCCTCCATGGCGGAAGGTGGCATCGACACCTTGGTGGAGATCGGGCCGGGGAACGTGCTCAGCGGCCTGGCCAAACGCAGCATGACCGGCGTGACCACGGCACAGATCGCCAGTTCGGGCGATCTCGGCCAGTGAGCAGCGCACCACTGGCTCTAGCTCCAAAACCCAGCCTCGCTTACCGCCTGGTGAGTGGGTTGCTGGTGTTTCCACTCTTCCGGGGACTGTTTCGGGGCTCCACCCGCGGCCTGCAGCACGTGCCGAAGCAGGGGGCATTGGTGGTGGTGTCCAACCACGGCTCCCATTTGGATCCCCCGCTGCTCGGTCACGCCCTGGGGCGGCCGGTGGCGTTCATGGCCAAGGCGGAACTGTTCGCCGTACCGCTGCTGGGGGCTGTGATCCGCGCCTGTGGCGCCTATCCGGTCCGTCGGGGTGCCAGTGACCGAGAAGCCATCCGCACGGCCACAGCACGCTTGATGGAGGGTTGGGCTACGGGGGTGTTTCTGGATGGCACCCGCCAGCCGGACGGTCGCGTCAATGCTCCACAACCTGGAGCCGCGCTGCTGGCTGCCCGCAGCGGAGCACCTCTGCTGCCGGTGGCGATCCTCAACAGCCATCGCGCCCTTGGAACCGGCCAGGTTCTGCCCCGGTTGGTTCCTCTTCAACTGCGGGTGGGTGAGCCCGTGCCGGCTCCGGCGAGTCGCCGTCGCGCCGACCTCGATGCCACCACAGCCCTTCTTCAGGAGCGGATCAACGCTCTGTTGGAGCAGGATCCGCAGTATCCCTGAGGTCCCGGCCGGTCACCACCCAGCCCACGGCACGTAGCCAGTCTCTCCAACGCCTGACGGCACCCTCGTCACGGCAATTTGGTTCACACGCCACCGGCACGCCCGTGATCTGAATGCCACGGCTGCCGGCCACCACCTGGCCCACAGCAAGGGAGCGTTGCAGATGATCGGCGCTCGTCACGACGACAACATGGCGGACGCCCTGGGACGCCAGGTCATCCACGACGGACGTGAAATTGCTCAAGGTGTCGCGGGCCCTGTAATCCAGCTGCACTTGATCGGTCGTCAGCCCTTCCTCCTGAACCAACCAGCTGGCGTATTCAGGATTGCTGCCGCCACTCACCAGCAATGGCAGATCCAGTTGCCGTGCCAGCCGCGCCCCCACCCGTTCGCGATCGACATCTCCTCCCAACACCAGCACCAGCTCAGGCGGTGTGGTGTCCAGCAAAGCCCGGCGGTAGGGCGCCAGGGGCCCTTGAGCCACCAGCCACGTCAGCAATCCTGCGCTGAGCAGAACACCCGCCCGGATCCCGGCCATCAGACCGGCCCCACCGGAGAGGTCGGGTAGATGGGGAGGACGGGTTGCCAGGGGAGCGACTCATCCCGCTGAAGGGACCGCTGGAGGCGCCCCAGCAACGCCGCCACGTCGACGTCCACATCCACCTCTGCCTCGACGGCAGGACTCACCTGCTGATCCGCCTCCAGTAAACGCGGAGCCTGCAGCTCCTCCACCACAGCGTCCCTCACGCGGTACTGCCCGGCGACCACCCCCCGGCGAAGCAGCGGCTTGGTGATCCAGAACGGCTGCTCATCGGTCGCCAGACGCTGGGCCATCAGGGCGAAGCTGCTCACACCCAGCAATGGACAGCCAAGCTGCTGGGCCAGGGTGCGTGCCATCACTACCGAAAGGCGCGTGCCGGTGAATCCCCCTGGTCCGGTGGCCACAGCCAGTCCTTTGAACTCACGCCAGCGGCCATGGGGCACCAGGCTCGCGACCCGCTCAATCAGGCTGTTGGAAAGGCCTCGACCGTCATCGAACCCCATCACCCGCGGGCGGCCCTGGTCGACCAGGGGATCCTGAACTGCCACGCCGAAACGTTCGGTGCAGCTGTGCAGCGCCAGCAGCAGAGGGGAATCAGTCATCACTGCGGGACGGCTTCTCCAGGGCGCAGTCGGCTCCAGCGTCCGGGGTCGGACGCAAAGCTGGAGCAGGCCCGAACATCCCATTCAATGCCCGCACCACCACCGGGCAGATCCATGACGGAGACATGAATTCTCGGGGAGCGGGGCTCAAAATCCGGAACCTCGCTGAGGTGATCCACCCCATGCTGACGCTCAACTGCGTGATAGGCCTGGCAGCGGTCGACCCAGCGGCAATCCACACAGATGCACATGCCCTCCGAACCTGCGGCTGACTCCATTTTGGAGCGCCTGGCACCCCAGCGCTGGCCCCTGCCGCTGGATCGACTCCCAAAGGAGACAGCCCTGGTGGGGGGAGCTGTTCGTGATGCATTGCTGGATCGACTCAAGCCACAACCCGATCTCGATCTTGTGGTCCCAAGCGGTGCCCTCGCCCTGACGCGAAGCCTGGCCAAGGGCCTCGGAGGCAGATGCGTGGTGCTGGACGAGGAGCGGGATATGGCTCGCCTGGTGCTGGGGGAATGGACCGTGGACATCGCCCGGCGGGATGGCCCGACCCTCGAGGCGGATCTGGAACGACGGGACTACCGCCTCAACGCCATCGCCCTGCCGTTGCACAGGCCTGAGCAACTGATCGATCCCACCGGCGGTCTGGAGGACCTGCAACAGCGACGGCTGACGGCCGTGCGCGAATCCAACCTCACCGACGATCCGCTGCGGCTGTTGCGGGGCCTGCGGTTGATGGCTGAGATCCCCCTCACCCTCGACTCCATCACCGCCGACTGGATGGAGCGCCACCGGCAACAACTGGTCCGTGCCGCACCGGAACGGATCCTGGCGGAACTGCAGAAACTGGTGGCAGGTCCGCTGGCCGATCAGGCCCTTGTGCAGCTCACTCGGCTCAAGCTGGTCGAACCCTGGTCAGCGGGTCAGCCCCTGCCGACGGCGCACCACGCAGCTCAGCTCACAGCCGACGAACGGGAGCGGGCCTTGCCCCTGGCCCGCCTGACCGCCCTCATCAGTGACCAGGGGCTGGAGCAGCTGAAGGCCAGTCGAGCCCTGCGCCAGCGGTGCCGGCGACTGCGCCAGTGGCAGCACCAGCTGCCGCCGGATCCCGCAACGCTTGCCGAAGCGCAGCGGGTGCAACTGCATCTGGATCTCGATCGGGATCTACCCGCACTGGCCCTTCAGCTCGACCCAACCCGTCAGAGCAGCTGGCTGCAGCGCTGGCGCGACCCTAAGGACCCGCTGTTCCATCCGGCCACCCCTGTGGATGGATCCACGCTGCAGCGCGAATTCAACCTCGCTCCAGGCCCCGGGATCGGGGCACTGCTGATGCATCTGCGTCAGGAAAGGGCTTTTGGACGCCTGATTGGCCGCGACGATGCACTCGAGGAAGCGCACCGTTGGATCAAACGAAATCGGGACGCACTGTGATTAACTTTGCAGGTGTCAACGATGACGGTCCGACACCGACGATTCGCATTTCCCTTCCTTCATGAGCATCCGCCTGTACATCGGCAACCTGCCGCAGACCTTTGACGAACAGGAGCTGGCTGCTCTGCTTAAGAGTGTTGGAGAGGGAATCCGGTTCAAGTCAGTTCTCGACCGCGAAACCGGCGCATCACGCGGTTTCGGCTTCGCCAATGTCGACGACGAAAAAGTGGCCGATGCTGTGATCGAACAGCTGAACGGCAAGGAGTTCGGCGGCAGCGCCCTTCGCGTCGAGCGCTCTGAGCGCCGTGAGAACGGCGGTGGTAATCGCCGTGGCCCCAACGGTGGCGGCAATGGTCAGCCCCAGGTGGCACGCAAGGCCGTCAACAAGGTCGTGCACAGTGACGCCCCTGGAGAGGGTGCTCCTGACCCCCGTTGGGCCGGCGAGTTGTCCAAACTGAAGGATCTTCTTGCCAACCAGAAAACAGCTGTCTGACAGGTCCCGACCTGAAAATCAAACGCTTGCATCTACCCCGGAGAGTGCCATCTCCGGGGTTTTTTGATGGGCCGATCAGCGTGCCTGGGCCAGAACGAAAGAGCGCGGCAGATCCAGCAGCTTGCTGATCTTGCCCACATAGGCACGGTTGTTGAACACGTCGTAATCAACCCGTTCAATGGCATCGAGGATGCCTCTGTACAGCCGAAGCGACGTCCATACAGGCCAGCGCGCGTCGCGGGAGAGCCAGCGCACACCCGCTTCTGATCGCGCGAACCAGTCCCTGGCCCGCTGCAGTTGGAATTGCATCAGCTCAGACCAGGCGCTGTTGAGCCGTCCGGCCATCAGATCCTCTTCCGAGTAACCGAAGCGCTCGAGATCCTCGAGCGGCAGATAAATGCGTCCCCGGCCTCGGTCTTCTCCCACATCGCGAAGGATGTTGGTGAGCTGATTGGCGATGCCGAGAGCCACCGCCGCATCGGAGGTGTCCGGCCGGTCACTCCATGGGGCTGAGGTATAGGCACCATCAACCCCCATCACCCCCTGGGTCATCAGGCCGACGGTTCCAGCAACCCGATAGCAGTACAGCTTGAGATCCTCGAAGCGTGGATAACGCGTCCAGGTCAGATCCATCCTCTGCCCCTCAATCATATCGAGGTAGGGCTGAATGTCCTGGGGAAAGCGCTCGAGGGTGTGCACCATCACGGCGTCGAGATCATCCTCGATCGTGCCCTTGAACAGCGCTCGCGTTTTGTCCTCCCAGCGATCCAGACGCTCTGCCAGTTCCTCAACGGGTCTGGCTTGGGCCTCAGGGCTGTCCATCAGCTCGTCGGTGCGGCGGCACCAGACATAGATGGCCCAGATGGCACGACGCTTCTCCTGGGGCAGCAGAAGCGTCCCCAGGTAAAAGGTCTTGGCCCACTCGGCGGTCTCGCGACGGCAGGCCTCAAAGGCTGCGTCGAGATCCGGGGCTGCGAGGGGCATGACTCAGGCCGCGACCGGCTCGCTGACAGAGGTCGATGATGCCAGCTGATCCTGCTTGCGGTCCACAGCACCGGCACAGAGCTTGCCGCTGAGCACCGCCCCTTCCATGGAAGCCAGGTAGCGCTGCATCGTGTAGTCGCCGGCCAGGAAGAAGTTCTTGATCGGCGTGGTCTGGTCTGGACGCAGCTGCTGGCAGCCCGGGGTGGTCTTGTAGACCGACAGCGGTGTCTTCACGACCTTGTACTTGAGCAGCGTGGCAGGGTTGTCGCCACCGAAGTGCATCGGGAAGAGCTTTTGGAGTTCACCCATGGTGGCTTCGATGATTTCCTCATCCGGCCGGCCGATCCAGTCCTTGGCCGGGGCAAACACCAGCTCCAGCATCGACTTGTCGGGGTCTTCGTACTCCTTGCAGGTGATGCTCATGTCGGCATAGACGCTGAGCAGAGGGGAGCGGCTGAACAACAGGTGGTCGATGTCGGTGAGCTTGCGGTCAAACCAGAGGTGGAGGTTGATCACGGGAACACCGCGCAGCCCGTCCAGCTTTTTGAACACCGGCATCTGCTTCCAGGGCTCCGGCAACAACAGCTTGAACGGATCCACAGGCAGCGCACTCACGTAGGCATCGGCGGTGAGGTCAAAGCTGTCCTTGCCCTTCACACCACCGATGTGGAAGGCGGCCACTGAGCCGTCGTCATTGAGCTTGATCTCCCGCAGCGGACTGTCGAGATGCACCTCTCCGCCAAGACTCTCGACGTACTCAACCACCGGCTGACACAGACGTTCCGGCGGTGCACCATCGAGGAAGGCCATCTTGGAGCCGTTCTTCTCCTGCAGGAAACGGTTCAGAGCGGTCAGCACCACCGTGGCTGAAATTTCATCAGGATCGATGAAGTTCAGAGCCTTGCTCATCGCCAAGAACACTTCATCGTTGACCCGTTCGGGAATGTTGTGGACCCGCAGCCACTCGGTCCAGGAATACTTGTCGCACTCTTCGACGTAGCCCTGGCCCCGGAGCATGGCGGGGACCAGTCCCAGGCCGAAACTGATCTTCTCAGGCCAGCTCAGCATGTCGTTGTTGCCCAGGATCGCGGCAACACCATTCACGGGTGCCGGCAGATCGGGGAAGTCGAAACGGCTGTAGGTGCCAGGTTCGTCCTGCTGGTTGAAGATCATCGAATGGCTCTTCCACTGCAGCCGGTCTTCGATGTTCAGCTCCTTGAACAGCTGCAGCATGTTCGGGTAGGCGCCGAAGAAGATGTGCAGGCCGGTCTCGTACCAGTCACCGTCCTCGTCCTTCCAGGCCGCCACCTTGCCGCCGAGCACGTCACGGGCTTCCACCACGATGGGGGTATGGCCTGCATCAGCCAGGTACTTGGCGCAGGACAGACCCGCAAGACCGGCTCCGGCAATAGCGACGCGCATGCGGATAGTGAAAAGATGAAACCAACCTTAAAAGGGCCCGATCCCCTTTCGCTTCTTAGAGTCCCTGCACGACCGCAGTGCGCGCCATGGCTGACACCCTGCTGAAATGCACCACCCGCCATGTGCGCCTGTTCACGGCTCGGGTGGAGAACGACGATCTTGTTCCTTCCGGGGATGAATTGACCCTGGATCTCGATCCGGACAACGAGTTCCTCTGGCCCGACGCTGTGGTCACCAAGGTGCAACAGCGCTTTCAGCAACTGGTGGAAGCCGGCGCCGGTGGCGAACTCAGTGATTACAGCCTCAGGCGGATCGGAACAGACCTTGAGGGCTACATCCGCCAGCTGCTGCAGGCCGGAGAACTCAGCTACAACCCAGATGGGAGGGTTCAGAACTTCTCCATGGGCCTGCCCCGCACACCAGATCTGCTGTGAGCCGTTCCCGCTATGACAGACCCGAGCGCTACGAGCGCCCCGACCGCTACGACAGGTCTGAGCGACGGGGTGGTGGCTATGGACGCCCTCCGGGCCCTCCTCAAGGCAATGAGGGCCAGGGTGGATTTCAATTCAGCACGCTCACAGCGGCTGTTCTGGCCGGGGTCCTGATTGTGGGCATCGGCATCGGCAGCGCCGTCACCAGCACCACCCAGGGCGACCAGGGCAACATCGCGAGCTCTCAGCAGCTGGACATGGCGGTGCCCGACCCCGAGTTCTGCCGTCAGTGGGGGGCCAGCGCCTTCGTGATGGACATCGAGATGTACACAACCCTCAACCCCTCCAGCAGCTTCGTCACCCAGCCCACGCTTCAGCCCGGCTGTGTGATTCGACGGGAAAACTGGAGTGTGTTGCGCAAGGAAGGGGCCATCACCGCGAACCAGGAACGCGAGTGCAAGCAGCGGATGAACACCTTTGCCTACATCGGCTCGGTGCGCGACAAACCTGTGGTGCGCTGCGTTTACCAGACCGACATCAGCGAAAACAAGTTCCTCACCCGTGGTATCGCTGATGACGCAGCCGGCGTCACGCCGGAAGCCGATCAGTTCTGATCGATCAGCTTTGGAGCGGTAAGGGCTGAGACGGCTTGGCTTGCCGCAACGGGCTGTCGGCACTGGCGAACACCGGCAGCACGTCCTGCCGGAAGGCCGCTGAAGCGCGGGAGCTGTAACGGGCGGGGTGGGTGATCAACTTCAGTTGCCGCCGCACCTGCAGATCCGCCACCACCGGTCGGTGAATCGTTCCAGCCGCCAGCTCCCGTTCAATCGAGACCACAGGCACAAAGGCCGCACCAAGACCGGCCTGAACAGCGTTCTTGATCGCTTCCAGGGAGTTCAGTTCCATCTCAAAGCGCAGCCGCTGCACGTCCAATCCGGATCGAGCCAGCAGCTGGTCCACCATCTTGCGGGTGGTGGATTGGGCATCAAGGCATACAAAGCCAAGCCTGTACAGGTCTTCCTTAGTGAGTTCCGCCAGGCGGGCCAGGGGATGCTTCACCGGTAACACCAGGGCCAACTCGTCGCTGGCGTAGGGCACCACCTGGAGCAGGTCGTTGAGCTCAGGCGGCAGTTCACCCCCGATGATCGCCAGATCGATCTGGCCATTGGCCACGCTCCAGCCCGTCCGGCGGGTGCTGTGAACCTGAAGCTGCACAGCGACATCCGGATACTTCTGCCGGAACAGGCCGATCATTCTTGGCATCAGGTAAGTGC
This window contains:
- the rpaB gene encoding response regulator transcription factor RpaB, whose product is MTATAPSKETILVVDDEASIRRILETRLSMIGYNVVTACDSTEALELFENTAPDLVVLDVMMPKLDGYGVCQELRKESDVPIVMLTALGDVADRITGLELGADDYVVKPFSPKELEARIRCVLRRVEKEQVAGIPNSGVIQVSDLRIDTNKRQVFRADERIRLTGMEFSLLELLVSRSGEPFNRGEILKEVWGYTPERHVDTRVVDVHISRLRSKLEDDPANPELILTARGTGYLFQRIIDSVASEGP
- the plsX gene encoding phosphate acyltransferase PlsX yields the protein MPPKDPDSARTPESRSKSSRPRAIRRLVIWYRRNAAVTSLVDTATSSASAAGSVANSMLQPLVFDPLRWLQGNTDDEEINDADRLWVAVDGMGGDHAPGPILEGCLEAIDRLPLKIRFVGETDKVLAEADALGLHQRLERAQAADHLDLVASGPSIGMDDEATAVRRKRDASINLAMDLVKKGQALAVYSAGNSGAMMASAIFRLGRLKGIDRPAIGALFPTKDPGKPVLVLDVGANMDCKPVYLHQFALLGNIYSRDVLQVKQPRIGLLNIGEEECKGNDLALKTHELLRNEARLRFTGNCEGRDVLSGEFDVVVCDGFTGNVLLKFLESVGSVLLGVLRAELPRGRRGKVGSAFLRSNLRRIKKRLDHAEHGGALLLGVNGVAVIGHGSSKALSVVSALRIAHSAASHGVMEDLAALQSGCD
- a CDS encoding beta-ketoacyl-ACP synthase III produces the protein MVEQFHRTGGVVFRGSGSATPQRSISNTELGQRVETSDDWIRSRTGIAARRVIGADESLSELNARAAERALAMAGWSAETLDLILLATSTPDDLFGSAPRLQARIGAVNAAAFDLTAACSGFLFAVVTAAQYLRSGAMQRILVVGADQLSRWVDWDDRRSCVLFGDAAGAVVMEASKEQDDLQGFLLRSDGGRGAVLQLPQSSERAPLVGDASHQRGGFEPIQMNGQEVYKFAVREVPAILETLLQKTETHPDSLDWLLLHQANQRILDAVAERFSIPNEKVLSNLAHYGNTSAATIPLMLDEAVRDGRIQAGHRIASSGFGAGLSWGAALLHWSGPA
- the fabD gene encoding ACP S-malonyltransferase, which encodes MAIAWVFPGQGSQKVGMADPVLSLNGASQRFAMASELLGRDLLAICQGNSGGGSGPDDLNDTRNTQPALFVVESLLVDNLIEQGRDAALVAGHSLGELVALYAAGVFDLETGLKLMQTRSELMAAAGGGAMTAVIGFDRSQLEALVNDTEGVSIANDNSDAQVVISGQPDAVQTVSTNLKCKRAIPLAVSGAFHSPFMAEAAEAFASTLDGVSFQDARIPVLSNSDPTGCTEAASLKQRLKQQMTTGVRWRETMASMAEGGIDTLVEIGPGNVLSGLAKRSMTGVTTAQIASSGDLGQ
- a CDS encoding lysophospholipid acyltransferase family protein, giving the protein MSSAPLALAPKPSLAYRLVSGLLVFPLFRGLFRGSTRGLQHVPKQGALVVVSNHGSHLDPPLLGHALGRPVAFMAKAELFAVPLLGAVIRACGAYPVRRGASDREAIRTATARLMEGWATGVFLDGTRQPDGRVNAPQPGAALLAARSGAPLLPVAILNSHRALGTGQVLPRLVPLQLRVGEPVPAPASRRRADLDATTALLQERINALLEQDPQYP
- a CDS encoding YdcF family protein, whose translation is MAGIRAGVLLSAGLLTWLVAQGPLAPYRRALLDTTPPELVLVLGGDVDRERVGARLARQLDLPLLVSGGSNPEYASWLVQEEGLTTDQVQLDYRARDTLSNFTSVVDDLASQGVRHVVVVTSADHLQRSLAVGQVVAGSRGIQITGVPVACEPNCRDEGAVRRWRDWLRAVGWVVTGRDLRDTADPAPTER
- the tsaB gene encoding tRNA (adenosine(37)-N6)-threonylcarbamoyltransferase complex dimerization subunit type 1 TsaB, whose protein sequence is MTDSPLLLALHSCTERFGVAVQDPLVDQGRPRVMGFDDGRGLSNSLIERVASLVPHGRWREFKGLAVATGPGGFTGTRLSVVMARTLAQQLGCPLLGVSSFALMAQRLATDEQPFWITKPLLRRGVVAGQYRVRDAVVEELQAPRLLEADQQVSPAVEAEVDVDVDVAALLGRLQRSLQRDESLPWQPVLPIYPTSPVGPV
- a CDS encoding Ycf34 family protein; this encodes MCICVDCRWVDRCQAYHAVERQHGVDHLSEVPDFEPRSPRIHVSVMDLPGGGAGIEWDVRACSSFASDPGRWSRLRPGEAVPQ
- a CDS encoding CCA tRNA nucleotidyltransferase, which encodes MPSEPAADSILERLAPQRWPLPLDRLPKETALVGGAVRDALLDRLKPQPDLDLVVPSGALALTRSLAKGLGGRCVVLDEERDMARLVLGEWTVDIARRDGPTLEADLERRDYRLNAIALPLHRPEQLIDPTGGLEDLQQRRLTAVRESNLTDDPLRLLRGLRLMAEIPLTLDSITADWMERHRQQLVRAAPERILAELQKLVAGPLADQALVQLTRLKLVEPWSAGQPLPTAHHAAQLTADERERALPLARLTALISDQGLEQLKASRALRQRCRRLRQWQHQLPPDPATLAEAQRVQLHLDLDRDLPALALQLDPTRQSSWLQRWRDPKDPLFHPATPVDGSTLQREFNLAPGPGIGALLMHLRQERAFGRLIGRDDALEEAHRWIKRNRDAL
- a CDS encoding RNA-binding protein: MSIRLYIGNLPQTFDEQELAALLKSVGEGIRFKSVLDRETGASRGFGFANVDDEKVADAVIEQLNGKEFGGSALRVERSERRENGGGNRRGPNGGGNGQPQVARKAVNKVVHSDAPGEGAPDPRWAGELSKLKDLLANQKTAV
- a CDS encoding phytoene synthase; its protein translation is MPLAAPDLDAAFEACRRETAEWAKTFYLGTLLLPQEKRRAIWAIYVWCRRTDELMDSPEAQARPVEELAERLDRWEDKTRALFKGTIEDDLDAVMVHTLERFPQDIQPYLDMIEGQRMDLTWTRYPRFEDLKLYCYRVAGTVGLMTQGVMGVDGAYTSAPWSDRPDTSDAAVALGIANQLTNILRDVGEDRGRGRIYLPLEDLERFGYSEEDLMAGRLNSAWSELMQFQLQRARDWFARSEAGVRWLSRDARWPVWTSLRLYRGILDAIERVDYDVFNNRAYVGKISKLLDLPRSFVLAQAR
- the pds gene encoding 15-cis-phytoene desaturase yields the protein MRVAIAGAGLAGLSCAKYLADAGHTPIVVEARDVLGGKVAAWKDEDGDWYETGLHIFFGAYPNMLQLFKELNIEDRLQWKSHSMIFNQQDEPGTYSRFDFPDLPAPVNGVAAILGNNDMLSWPEKISFGLGLVPAMLRGQGYVEECDKYSWTEWLRVHNIPERVNDEVFLAMSKALNFIDPDEISATVVLTALNRFLQEKNGSKMAFLDGAPPERLCQPVVEYVESLGGEVHLDSPLREIKLNDDGSVAAFHIGGVKGKDSFDLTADAYVSALPVDPFKLLLPEPWKQMPVFKKLDGLRGVPVINLHLWFDRKLTDIDHLLFSRSPLLSVYADMSITCKEYEDPDKSMLELVFAPAKDWIGRPDEEIIEATMGELQKLFPMHFGGDNPATLLKYKVVKTPLSVYKTTPGCQQLRPDQTTPIKNFFLAGDYTMQRYLASMEGAVLSGKLCAGAVDRKQDQLASSTSVSEPVAA